One genomic region from Stutzerimonas decontaminans encodes:
- a CDS encoding tetratricopeptide repeat protein translates to MRTLIIIFLSLLTVGCSSRHAFDRHLDAAYQHYEADNCERVMQSLSQAERRSKPRSQVQPEISLLRGQCLERQGLFVDAGETYRFIVERYPASEYAYRARARLETLRQLGHYHVEPPVVVQPAKR, encoded by the coding sequence ATGCGCACCTTGATCATCATTTTTCTGAGTCTTCTGACCGTCGGCTGCAGCAGCCGTCATGCTTTCGATCGCCACCTGGATGCGGCTTATCAGCACTACGAGGCGGACAACTGCGAGCGGGTGATGCAGTCTCTGTCGCAGGCGGAACGGCGCAGCAAGCCGCGCAGCCAGGTGCAGCCGGAGATTTCCCTGCTGCGCGGGCAATGCCTGGAGCGCCAGGGATTGTTCGTTGACGCTGGCGAAACCTACCGCTTCATCGTCGAACGCTACCCGGCCAGCGAATATGCCTACCGTGCCCGAGCGCGCCTGGAGACGCTGAGGCAGCTGGGCCACTATCATGTCGAGCCGCCAGTGGTCGTTCAGCCGGCCAAGCGCTGA
- the pyk gene encoding pyruvate kinase yields MIPRRTKIVATLGPASSSPEVLEKMIVAGLDVARLNFSHGNPEEHRARAELVREIAARHGRFVALLGDLQGPKIRIAKFTDKRIELKEGDRFRFSVTHPRDAGNQEVVGIDYPDLVKDCTVGDELLLDDGRVVMRVDNATADELHCTVLIGGPLSDNKGINRRGGGLTAPALTNKDKADIKLAADLQLDYLAVSFPRDAADMELARRLRDEAGSDAWLIAKIERAEAVADDEALDGLIRASDGVMVARGDLGVEIGDAELVGIQKKIILHARRHNKVVITATQMMESMIHSPMPTRAEVSDVANAVLDYTDAVMLSAESAAGEYPVEAIKAMARVCCGAEKHPTSTKSGHRLGQQFERCDESAALAAMYTANHFPGVKAIIALTESGYTPLIMSRIRSSVPIFAFSPHRETQARVALFRGVQTIPFDPAALPADKVSQMAVEELLKRNIVQPGDWVVLTKGDSYHDSTGGTNTMKILRVGDQ; encoded by the coding sequence ATGATTCCGCGTCGCACCAAGATCGTCGCCACCCTAGGCCCAGCCAGCAGCTCGCCGGAGGTGCTGGAAAAGATGATCGTCGCCGGGCTGGACGTCGCCCGCCTGAATTTCTCCCACGGCAACCCAGAAGAGCATCGCGCCCGGGCCGAGCTGGTTCGCGAAATCGCCGCCCGCCATGGCCGCTTCGTCGCGCTGCTCGGAGACCTGCAGGGGCCAAAGATCCGTATCGCCAAGTTCACCGACAAGCGCATCGAACTCAAGGAAGGCGACCGGTTTCGCTTCTCCGTGACCCACCCGCGCGATGCCGGCAACCAGGAAGTGGTCGGTATCGACTATCCGGACCTGGTCAAAGACTGCACCGTCGGCGACGAACTGCTGCTTGATGACGGGCGCGTAGTGATGCGCGTCGACAACGCCACGGCTGATGAACTGCATTGCACCGTGTTGATCGGCGGACCGCTGTCGGACAACAAGGGCATTAATCGCCGAGGTGGCGGCCTGACTGCACCGGCGCTGACCAACAAGGACAAGGCCGACATCAAACTGGCCGCGGACCTGCAGCTGGATTACCTTGCAGTCTCCTTCCCGCGCGATGCAGCGGACATGGAGCTGGCACGCCGCCTGCGCGACGAAGCCGGCTCCGACGCCTGGCTGATCGCCAAGATCGAGCGTGCCGAGGCGGTTGCCGATGATGAAGCACTGGACGGCCTGATCCGCGCCAGCGATGGCGTGATGGTTGCGCGCGGCGATCTGGGCGTTGAAATCGGCGACGCCGAACTGGTCGGCATCCAGAAGAAGATCATTCTGCACGCCCGCCGGCACAACAAGGTGGTGATCACTGCGACGCAGATGATGGAGTCGATGATCCACAGCCCGATGCCGACCCGCGCCGAGGTGTCCGATGTAGCCAACGCGGTACTGGACTACACCGACGCAGTGATGCTCTCGGCCGAGAGTGCCGCCGGCGAATACCCGGTCGAGGCGATCAAGGCCATGGCCCGCGTATGCTGCGGCGCGGAAAAGCATCCGACCAGTACCAAGTCCGGGCACCGTCTTGGCCAACAATTCGAACGCTGTGACGAAAGCGCTGCGCTGGCTGCGATGTACACGGCCAACCACTTCCCTGGCGTCAAGGCGATCATCGCCCTGACCGAAAGTGGGTACACGCCGCTGATCATGTCGCGTATCCGTTCTTCAGTGCCGATCTTCGCCTTTTCGCCGCATCGCGAAACCCAGGCTCGCGTGGCGCTGTTCCGTGGCGTGCAGACCATTCCATTCGATCCAGCGGCGCTGCCTGCCGACAAGGTCAGTCAGATGGCCGTCGAGGAACTGCTCAAGCGCAACATCGTGCAGCCCGGCGACTGGGTGGTGCTCACCAAGGGTGACAGTTACCACGACAGCACCGGCGGCACCAACACGATGAAAATCCTGCGGGTGGGCGATCAGTAA
- a CDS encoding iron-sulfur-binding ferredoxin reductase, translated as MPELYCAGQRWTVAPATNLLDALIGAGLPVPYSCRAGSCHACLVRCVDGEPNDLQPDLLSPEQRAAGWRLACQCRIDDDLGVQIFDPRRDGLLAQVESVQWLSASVLRLRLLPERPLRYCPGQHLLLWAATGIARPYSLASLPGEDPWLEFHLDCSRPGAFCDAARNLRPGDALQLGELHGGALHYEPDWSERPLLLLAAGTGLAPLWAVLRESLRQGHCGPIRLLHVCGGDHYLRAPLHELASSHPNLRLEWVDPREGESALRALKPASRKEIALLCGGSGFVATCARQLFLAGLPRGQIFSDAFVGASPSPPAHPHPVESMRPA; from the coding sequence ATGCCTGAGCTGTATTGCGCCGGCCAACGCTGGACGGTCGCGCCCGCGACGAATCTGCTCGATGCCTTGATCGGCGCAGGTCTGCCGGTGCCGTACAGCTGTCGTGCCGGTAGCTGCCACGCCTGCCTGGTGCGCTGTGTCGACGGTGAACCGAATGATCTTCAGCCGGACCTGCTGTCACCCGAACAGCGCGCCGCGGGTTGGCGACTGGCCTGCCAATGCCGCATCGACGACGACCTGGGTGTGCAAATCTTCGATCCCCGCCGTGACGGACTGTTGGCTCAGGTCGAAAGCGTGCAATGGCTGAGTGCCAGCGTGCTGCGCCTGCGTCTGCTACCGGAGCGGCCGCTGCGCTATTGCCCGGGCCAGCACCTGCTGCTGTGGGCGGCAACTGGTATCGCTCGGCCGTATTCGCTGGCGAGCCTGCCGGGTGAAGATCCCTGGCTGGAATTTCATCTCGATTGCAGTCGCCCCGGCGCTTTCTGCGACGCTGCCCGGAACCTGCGTCCAGGCGATGCGTTGCAGCTAGGCGAGCTGCATGGAGGCGCGTTGCACTACGAGCCGGACTGGTCCGAGCGGCCGTTACTACTGCTGGCGGCTGGCACAGGGTTGGCGCCGTTGTGGGCGGTGCTGCGCGAAAGTTTGCGGCAGGGGCATTGCGGGCCTATTCGACTGCTGCATGTCTGTGGCGGTGATCACTACTTGAGAGCCCCGCTACACGAACTGGCGAGCAGCCATCCGAACCTGCGACTTGAATGGGTCGATCCGCGAGAGGGCGAAAGCGCCCTGCGTGCGTTGAAACCAGCATCGCGTAAGGAAATCGCCCTGCTCTGCGGTGGATCGGGATTTGTCGCGACATGCGCCCGGCAGCTGTTTCTTGCGGGCTTGCCGCGTGGGCAGATATTCAGCGATGCGTTTGTTGGCGCGAGCCCTTCGCCACCCGCGCACCCGCATCCTGTAGAAAGCATGAGGCCGGCATAA
- a CDS encoding GGDEF domain-containing protein has protein sequence MSAMRDETEELALQQLVTRRFAMASVTYGLALMLTWVAVAGGFYEASTASAITHSALIVVSQLLFFWLFHRGINLRFRDPSLTEPQVLVALLWLTYFLFNLGSARGSLLVLYLLVLMFAVFLPPKVFVRYAALAFLSFVGLAAMDYYLQRTVDTTVFLLQASVLLVTLIWMCLFAGHVYRLRQRMRQRRYALQAHQDTLRGMMRQLEDLASTDELTGLYNRRRFLRIAEGELNRLRKGHQSGLALIDLDHFKRVNDIHGHAAGDRVLQTFASVARSCLRDDDVLARYGGEEFVLLLPNTDAEQFSACCERLREAFANAEPEDVDIAAGHLSLSIGLTLLNAGDDLDAALQRADEALYRAKRAGRNRCEPAWATSDA, from the coding sequence ATGAGTGCGATGCGTGACGAGACCGAGGAGCTGGCGTTGCAGCAGCTGGTCACTCGGCGATTCGCAATGGCCTCGGTGACCTATGGGCTCGCTTTGATGCTGACCTGGGTGGCGGTGGCAGGTGGTTTCTACGAAGCCTCCACCGCCAGCGCGATCACCCATTCGGCACTTATCGTGGTAAGTCAGCTGCTGTTCTTCTGGCTGTTTCACCGGGGGATCAATCTGCGCTTCAGAGATCCCAGTCTGACCGAGCCTCAGGTGCTGGTGGCGCTGCTGTGGCTGACCTATTTCCTCTTCAACCTCGGTAGCGCGCGCGGCTCATTGCTGGTGCTCTACCTGCTGGTGCTGATGTTCGCTGTTTTCTTGCCACCGAAGGTATTCGTTCGTTATGCCGCGCTGGCGTTCCTCAGTTTCGTCGGCTTGGCGGCCATGGATTACTACCTGCAGCGCACGGTAGACACCACGGTGTTTCTGCTTCAGGCCAGCGTATTGCTGGTGACCCTTATCTGGATGTGTCTGTTCGCCGGACATGTCTACCGCCTGCGCCAGCGTATGCGCCAGCGGCGCTATGCGCTGCAGGCCCACCAGGACACCCTGCGTGGGATGATGCGCCAGCTTGAGGACCTGGCATCCACCGACGAACTGACTGGCCTCTACAATCGGCGACGCTTCCTGCGCATCGCCGAAGGTGAGCTGAACCGGCTGCGCAAAGGCCATCAATCGGGCCTGGCGTTGATCGATCTGGACCACTTCAAGCGCGTCAACGATATCCATGGCCACGCCGCCGGAGACCGCGTGCTGCAGACCTTCGCCAGCGTAGCCAGGTCCTGCCTGCGCGATGACGATGTGCTGGCCCGTTACGGTGGCGAGGAATTCGTCCTGTTGCTACCCAACACCGATGCCGAGCAATTCAGCGCCTGTTGCGAGCGCCTGCGTGAAGCGTTCGCCAATGCCGAGCCAGAGGATGTCGATATCGCCGCCGGGCATCTCAGCCTGTCGATCGGCCTCACCTTGCTGAATGCCGGGGATGACCTGGACGCTGCCTTGCAGCGTGCTGACGAAGCGCTCTACCGCGCCAAGCGTGCTGGGCGTAATCGCTGCGAACCGGCATGGGCCACCAGCGATGCCTGA
- a CDS encoding fumarate hydratase gives MTVIKQDDLIQSVADALQFISYYHPVDFIQAMHEAYLREESPAARDSMAQILINSRMCATGHRPICQDTGIVTVFVRVGMDVRWDGATMSLDDMINEGVRRAYNLPENVLRASILADPAGSRKNTKDNTPAVIHYSIVPGDKVEVDVAAKGGGSENKSKMAMLNPSDSIVDWVLKTVPTMGAGWCPPGMLGIGIGGTAEKAAVMAKEVLMDPIDIHELKARGPQNRIEELRLELFDKVNQLGIGAQGLGGLTTVLDVKIMDYPTHAASLPVCMIPNCAATRHAHFVLDGSGPAELTPPPLDAYPEIVWEAGPSARRVNLDTITPEEVQSWKPGETILLNGKMLTGRDAAHKRMVDMLNKGEELPVDLKGRFIYYVGPVDPVGDEVVGPAGPTTATRMDKFTRQILESTGLLGMIGKSERGPIAIEAIKDNKAVYLMAVGGAAYLVAQAIKKSKVLAFAELGMEAIYEFEVQDMPVTVAVDTKGESVHITGPAIWQKKIADSLAVEVQ, from the coding sequence ATGACCGTGATCAAGCAAGACGACCTGATTCAAAGCGTCGCCGACGCTTTGCAGTTCATTTCGTACTACCACCCCGTGGATTTCATTCAGGCGATGCACGAAGCCTACCTGCGTGAAGAATCCCCGGCCGCGCGCGACTCCATGGCGCAGATCCTGATCAACTCGCGCATGTGCGCCACCGGCCACCGCCCGATCTGCCAGGACACCGGCATCGTCACCGTGTTCGTTCGTGTAGGCATGGATGTGCGCTGGGATGGCGCCACCATGAGCCTGGACGACATGATCAACGAGGGCGTGCGCCGCGCCTACAACCTGCCGGAAAACGTCCTGCGTGCTTCGATCCTGGCCGACCCGGCAGGTTCCCGCAAGAACACCAAGGACAATACGCCAGCTGTCATCCATTACTCCATCGTTCCGGGCGACAAAGTGGAAGTGGACGTTGCGGCCAAGGGTGGCGGTTCCGAGAACAAGTCGAAGATGGCCATGCTCAACCCGTCCGACTCCATCGTCGACTGGGTACTGAAGACCGTGCCGACCATGGGCGCTGGCTGGTGCCCGCCGGGCATGCTTGGCATCGGCATCGGCGGTACCGCGGAGAAAGCCGCGGTAATGGCGAAAGAAGTGCTGATGGATCCGATCGACATCCACGAGCTCAAAGCCCGCGGGCCACAGAACCGCATCGAAGAACTGCGTCTGGAGCTATTCGACAAGGTCAACCAGCTCGGCATCGGCGCTCAGGGCCTGGGCGGCCTGACCACCGTGCTCGACGTAAAGATCATGGACTACCCGACTCATGCCGCCTCGCTGCCGGTGTGCATGATTCCGAACTGCGCCGCCACCCGCCACGCGCACTTCGTGCTGGACGGTTCCGGCCCTGCCGAACTCACCCCTCCGCCGCTGGACGCCTACCCGGAAATCGTCTGGGAAGCCGGCCCGAGCGCGCGTCGCGTCAACCTCGACACCATCACGCCGGAAGAAGTGCAGAGCTGGAAGCCGGGCGAGACCATCCTGCTCAACGGCAAGATGCTCACCGGTCGCGATGCCGCGCACAAGCGCATGGTCGACATGCTGAACAAAGGCGAAGAGCTGCCGGTGGACCTCAAGGGCCGCTTCATCTACTACGTCGGCCCGGTCGATCCGGTTGGCGATGAAGTGGTTGGCCCGGCCGGCCCGACCACCGCGACCCGCATGGACAAGTTCACCCGCCAGATCCTGGAAAGCACAGGCCTGCTGGGCATGATCGGCAAGTCCGAGCGTGGCCCGATCGCCATCGAAGCGATCAAGGACAACAAGGCCGTGTACCTGATGGCCGTCGGCGGCGCCGCCTACCTAGTCGCCCAGGCGATCAAGAAGTCCAAGGTGCTGGCCTTCGCCGAACTGGGTATGGAAGCGATCTACGAGTTCGAAGTGCAGGACATGCCGGTCACTGTGGCCGTCGATACCAAAGGCGAGTCGGTGCACATCACCGGCCCGGCGATCTGGCAGAAGAAGATCGCCGACAGCCTGGCGGTCGAAGTGCAGTAA
- a CDS encoding VF530 family DNA-binding protein produces the protein MSATPNDPLHGVTLETMLTELQAHYGWDGLAQRVDVRCFKSEPSIKSSLTFLRRTPWARQKVEALFVQLRRRG, from the coding sequence GTGTCTGCTACCCCCAACGATCCGCTGCACGGTGTCACCCTCGAAACCATGCTCACCGAGCTGCAAGCCCACTATGGCTGGGATGGCTTGGCCCAGCGTGTGGATGTTCGCTGCTTCAAGAGCGAGCCGAGCATCAAGTCGAGTCTGACCTTCCTGCGTCGTACGCCTTGGGCGCGGCAGAAAGTGGAAGCGCTGTTTGTGCAGCTGCGTCGCCGCGGCTGA
- a CDS encoding DJ-1/PfpI family protein — MAAKNILMLVGDYAEDYETMVPFQALQMVGHRVHAVCPDKKAGDSVRTAIHDFEGDQTYSEKPGHNFALNFDFAAVRAEDYDALVIPGGRAPEYLRLNEQVLALVRAFDEARKPIAAVCHGAQLLAAAGVLKGRACSAYPACAPEVKLAGGDYVDIPVDQAHTEGNLVSAPAWPAHPAWLAGFLKLLGTEIKL, encoded by the coding sequence ATGGCGGCAAAGAACATTCTGATGCTGGTGGGCGACTACGCCGAGGACTACGAAACCATGGTGCCGTTCCAGGCGCTGCAGATGGTTGGTCATCGTGTACACGCGGTATGCCCGGACAAGAAGGCCGGCGACAGCGTGCGTACGGCGATTCACGATTTCGAAGGCGATCAGACCTACAGCGAAAAACCGGGTCATAACTTTGCGCTGAACTTTGACTTCGCCGCCGTGCGCGCCGAGGACTATGACGCCTTGGTGATCCCCGGTGGCCGAGCGCCTGAATACCTGCGCCTGAATGAGCAGGTGCTGGCACTGGTGCGTGCATTCGATGAAGCCAGGAAGCCGATCGCCGCTGTTTGCCACGGCGCGCAGCTGCTCGCTGCTGCCGGGGTGCTGAAGGGGCGCGCCTGCAGTGCCTATCCCGCTTGTGCGCCGGAAGTGAAACTGGCCGGGGGCGATTACGTGGATATCCCGGTTGACCAGGCGCATACCGAAGGCAATCTGGTCAGCGCGCCGGCGTGGCCAGCGCATCCGGCCTGGCTGGCAGGCTTTCTCAAGCTGCTTGGCACCGAGATAAAACTGTAG
- a CDS encoding phospholipase D-like domain-containing protein, with product MLAGSVFPWRSDNRFRLLVDGPQFFPAMFEAIDRAERRVDLELYLVEDGNCFDGLLEPLLRAVSRGVRVRCLFDGFGCLKLGQANRDRLTQAGIELRLYNPLSLRLKLRNLHRDHRKLLLVDGCIGYVGGTGVTDEFWNPREPAMHWHEVMVEMTGPLLQDWQELFDSQWVHCLKRRIWQLPLPNRAPRIPLLPDGSGLGRVAYSAARQHRDVLLSLLRNLRRAQTRIWLATPYFLPTGKVRRALIRAARRGVDVRLLLTSRNTDHPPVRYAGQRFYPRLLRAGVRIHEYQPHFSHLKMVLVDDWVSVGSCNFDHWNLRWNLEANLEAIDASLSGQVQACFERDFQDSIEIDLASWYARPLHLRLYQRMWGLMDRLLVNIFNRGG from the coding sequence ATGCTGGCCGGGTCGGTTTTCCCGTGGCGCAGCGATAACCGCTTTCGTCTGTTGGTCGATGGCCCGCAGTTCTTTCCGGCCATGTTCGAGGCAATCGACCGGGCCGAACGCCGCGTAGATCTCGAGCTGTATCTGGTGGAGGATGGGAACTGTTTCGACGGTCTGCTGGAGCCTCTGCTGCGCGCGGTGTCACGCGGCGTGCGGGTGCGGTGCTTGTTCGACGGCTTCGGTTGCCTGAAGCTGGGCCAGGCCAACCGGGATCGGCTGACCCAGGCGGGCATCGAGCTGCGTCTGTACAACCCACTTTCGCTGCGTTTGAAACTGCGCAATCTGCATCGTGACCACCGCAAATTGCTGCTGGTAGACGGCTGTATCGGCTATGTCGGCGGCACCGGCGTTACCGACGAGTTCTGGAATCCGCGTGAGCCCGCCATGCATTGGCACGAAGTGATGGTCGAGATGACCGGGCCGTTGCTGCAGGACTGGCAGGAGCTGTTCGACAGCCAGTGGGTGCATTGCCTGAAGCGGCGGATCTGGCAGCTGCCCCTGCCGAACAGGGCGCCGCGCATACCGCTGCTGCCTGATGGCTCCGGGCTCGGGCGCGTCGCCTATTCCGCAGCGCGCCAGCACCGCGACGTCCTGCTCAGCCTGTTGCGTAACCTGCGTCGCGCGCAGACACGCATCTGGCTGGCAACGCCGTATTTTTTGCCCACCGGCAAGGTGAGGCGGGCGCTGATCCGCGCGGCACGCCGCGGCGTTGATGTGCGTCTGCTGCTGACCAGCCGTAATACCGATCATCCGCCGGTGCGTTACGCCGGGCAGCGCTTCTATCCGCGCCTGCTGCGGGCCGGCGTGCGAATCCACGAATATCAGCCACACTTCTCGCACCTGAAAATGGTACTGGTCGATGACTGGGTCAGCGTCGGTTCGTGCAATTTCGATCACTGGAACCTGCGCTGGAATCTGGAAGCGAACCTCGAGGCGATCGACGCTTCGCTGAGCGGGCAGGTGCAGGCGTGTTTCGAGCGCGACTTTCAGGACAGCATCGAAATCGACCTGGCCAGCTGGTACGCCCGGCCTCTGCACCTGCGGCTGTATCAGCGGATGTGGGGGTTGATGGATCGTTTGCTGGTGAACATCTTCAATCGCGGCGGCTGA
- a CDS encoding acyl-CoA dehydrogenase, producing the protein MNMPWKRLAGPLRPVAADAGLAAWYAGVCEGADTTDPFSLAAYGGRMAATPGLAFLAGYQAALRALWPAAPAGLGAFCATERRRLRPADMTMRCDDGHLSGSKDFVTAGEAVQWLLVSAREEGADEPPRLGLYVVEPTAAGVALAPGAQLPIVPDIAHGRLRLERASGKRLIGDGWSDYVKPFRTHEDIHVLAALTAWLYGVALEESWARSLMLRLLGILTGAAEVARQPAHEPATHLVLAALLEQFAVLQPDVERALSVSGSSRSALWQRDRAVLGLAREAQARRLQQAVVALGLGEAV; encoded by the coding sequence ATGAACATGCCGTGGAAACGACTGGCCGGCCCGTTGCGGCCGGTGGCAGCAGATGCGGGCCTGGCTGCCTGGTACGCAGGCGTATGCGAGGGCGCCGACACTACCGATCCCTTTTCCCTGGCTGCATATGGCGGCCGAATGGCGGCCACGCCAGGTCTGGCTTTCCTCGCCGGCTACCAGGCCGCGTTGCGCGCACTCTGGCCGGCCGCCCCGGCGGGGCTCGGGGCATTCTGTGCAACCGAGCGGCGCAGATTGCGTCCCGCTGATATGACGATGCGCTGCGATGACGGCCACCTGAGCGGCAGCAAGGACTTCGTCACCGCTGGTGAAGCGGTGCAGTGGTTGCTGGTATCGGCCAGGGAGGAGGGCGCCGATGAGCCGCCGCGGCTGGGGCTGTACGTCGTTGAGCCGACCGCCGCTGGCGTAGCGCTGGCCCCTGGGGCGCAGCTGCCGATCGTGCCGGATATCGCCCATGGGCGTTTGCGTCTCGAGCGAGCCTCGGGCAAACGTCTAATCGGCGACGGCTGGAGTGATTACGTCAAACCGTTCCGCACCCATGAGGATATCCACGTGCTGGCGGCGCTGACCGCTTGGCTCTATGGCGTAGCCCTGGAGGAAAGTTGGGCGCGTAGCCTGATGCTGCGCCTGCTGGGCATTCTCACCGGGGCGGCCGAGGTGGCCCGGCAGCCTGCGCATGAGCCCGCGACTCATCTTGTGCTGGCGGCATTACTTGAGCAATTTGCCGTCCTGCAACCCGATGTGGAAAGGGCATTGTCAGTCTCCGGCAGCTCCCGCAGCGCGTTATGGCAACGTGATCGAGCCGTGCTGGGCCTTGCACGTGAGGCTCAGGCGCGGCGCCTGCAACAGGCTGTTGTAGCGCTTGGGCTTGGCGAGGCGGTGTGA
- the olsB gene encoding L-ornithine N(alpha)-acyltransferase → MNAIVDPRSTRQLRAERLEGESAVREAQALRYRVFSTEFDAQLQGAELGLDMDDFDIHCRHIGVRDLASGELVATTRLLDHLTARQLGRFYSEGEFALHGLADINEPVLEIGRTCVAPAYRNGATIAVLWSELAEVLNQGSYRYLMGCASIPMRDGGIQARAIMQRLRDSHLCTELLHAEPRTPLPELDLADNVTAQLPPLLKAYMRLGAKICGEPCWDPEFQVADVFILLKREELCPRYARHFKAAV, encoded by the coding sequence ATGAATGCCATCGTCGATCCACGCAGCACGCGTCAACTTCGAGCCGAGCGCCTGGAGGGCGAATCGGCTGTGCGCGAAGCTCAGGCTTTACGCTATCGGGTATTCAGCACTGAATTCGACGCCCAGTTGCAAGGCGCAGAGCTCGGTCTGGACATGGATGACTTCGACATTCATTGCCGGCACATCGGTGTGCGCGACCTGGCAAGTGGCGAGCTGGTCGCCACCACGCGCTTGCTGGACCACCTGACCGCACGACAGCTGGGCCGCTTCTACAGCGAAGGGGAATTCGCTCTGCACGGGTTGGCTGACATCAACGAGCCCGTGCTCGAGATAGGCCGTACCTGCGTCGCACCGGCCTATCGCAATGGCGCGACGATCGCCGTGCTGTGGAGCGAACTGGCCGAAGTGCTCAATCAGGGCAGTTATCGTTACCTGATGGGTTGCGCCAGTATCCCCATGCGCGACGGCGGCATTCAGGCCCGGGCGATCATGCAGCGCCTGCGCGACAGCCATCTGTGCACCGAGCTGCTGCATGCGGAGCCGCGAACGCCGCTTCCCGAACTGGACCTTGCCGACAACGTCACTGCTCAGCTACCGCCATTGCTCAAGGCCTATATGCGCCTCGGCGCGAAGATCTGTGGCGAACCCTGCTGGGACCCGGAGTTTCAGGTGGCTGACGTCTTCATCCTGCTCAAGCGCGAGGAGTTGTGCCCGCGTTACGCCCGCCACTTCAAGGCAGCGGTATAG
- a CDS encoding lysophospholipid acyltransferase family protein encodes MSRLRLYGRLLRVAAVILLGLLLAAALGVGERIALRASLQRRQQLTRWFMVRLAAALPYRVRVIGELPAQPMLWVANHVSWCDIPLLGMLRPLSFLAKAEVAGWPVLGWLARQAGTLFIRRGAGDAGQINQQLTNHLHQGRHLLIFPEGTSTDGSSVRTFHPRLFACAIEAGCAVQPVAIRYLRDGKPDTVAPFIDDDELSAHLRRLLANDMAEVEIHLLAPIPVASLSRKALADQAQRAIEQALFGQVQEAAREAA; translated from the coding sequence ATGTCGCGGTTGCGCCTGTACGGGCGACTGCTGCGGGTCGCCGCGGTGATCCTGCTCGGGTTGCTGTTGGCGGCCGCGCTGGGTGTCGGCGAACGCATCGCGCTACGTGCCTCCCTGCAACGCCGACAACAGCTGACCCGCTGGTTCATGGTTCGCCTGGCCGCTGCGCTGCCCTATCGGGTACGCGTCATTGGCGAGCTGCCGGCGCAGCCAATGCTCTGGGTCGCCAACCATGTGTCCTGGTGCGACATCCCCCTGTTGGGAATGCTGCGGCCACTGTCGTTCCTGGCCAAGGCCGAGGTCGCCGGCTGGCCGGTGCTTGGCTGGCTGGCCCGCCAGGCGGGCACACTGTTCATCCGCCGCGGGGCCGGCGACGCCGGGCAGATCAATCAGCAGCTGACCAACCACCTCCACCAGGGCCGCCATCTGCTGATCTTCCCGGAAGGCACCTCGACCGACGGCAGCAGCGTGCGCACCTTCCACCCCCGGCTGTTCGCCTGCGCAATCGAGGCCGGCTGCGCCGTTCAACCGGTTGCCATCCGCTATCTGCGCGACGGCAAGCCAGATACGGTGGCGCCCTTCATCGACGACGACGAACTATCGGCGCATCTGCGCAGGCTGCTGGCCAATGACATGGCGGAAGTGGAAATCCATCTGCTGGCCCCGATTCCTGTGGCCTCACTTAGCCGTAAAGCACTCGCCGACCAAGCGCAGCGGGCGATCGAGCAGGCACTGTTTGGGCAGGTCCAGGAGGCCGCTCGAGAGGCCGCATAG
- a CDS encoding ACP phosphodiesterase, translating into MNYLAHLHLGGPGPADMLGSLYGDFVKGPLQGRWPAQIEAGIRLHRRIDAFTDSHPLVLQAKARFPSERRRYAGILLDLFFDHCLAANWPDYSSEPLDQFTQRAYRALNEEPALPGKLAVIAPHMAAHDWLGSYREFEVLGRVLANMSRRLSRPDGLAGGLEELEQLYDPLLEDFRHFYPQLLQFARAAM; encoded by the coding sequence ATGAACTATCTCGCACACCTTCATCTTGGCGGGCCCGGCCCGGCTGACATGCTCGGCAGCCTTTACGGGGACTTCGTCAAAGGCCCGCTGCAGGGCCGCTGGCCGGCGCAGATCGAGGCCGGCATCCGCCTGCACCGGAGGATCGACGCCTTCACCGACAGCCATCCGCTGGTGCTGCAGGCCAAAGCACGCTTCCCCAGCGAACGACGCCGCTACGCCGGCATCCTGCTGGACCTGTTCTTCGATCATTGTCTGGCGGCAAACTGGCCGGACTACTCCAGCGAACCCCTGGATCAGTTCACCCAACGCGCCTATCGAGCGCTGAACGAAGAGCCCGCGCTGCCCGGCAAACTCGCCGTTATCGCCCCGCACATGGCAGCGCACGACTGGCTGGGCAGCTACCGCGAATTCGAGGTACTGGGCAGAGTGCTGGCAAACATGAGCCGGCGCCTCAGCCGGCCGGATGGCCTGGCCGGCGGACTGGAAGAACTGGAACAGCTGTACGACCCACTGCTCGAGGACTTCCGCCACTTCTATCCGCAATTACTGCAGTTCGCCAGGGCGGCGATGTAG